A genomic region of Sulfobacillus acidophilus DSM 10332 contains the following coding sequences:
- a CDS encoding hypothetical protein (KEGG: tfu:Tfu_1258 hypothetical protein~SPTR: Putative uncharacterized protein) — MRPDWIHHDLPFYHTVLLDAVLRSRLYDQLRRGCTVGQLVRRGYSRTYLRPVLEALQDGGYVRYDRPYWHWVGQQPTSGCLEGVAQAARWLHLSRTLMPSNEDPGSWEARGEQARLLETGQYLTRWLLKTLPVKADDVWLDVGAGPGQWAREIAPRVHRVVAVDRAQAFQDWPAGTGVILWRGDVLDTLPPGPFTKISLIRFVEVLPRAQLVGLLRRLGSRLADSGELYIVGYFKGSAPLTGLFQLELALKNEGHVYSVPTLKRLARLAGWVPSRFDHDAESGYGVLGFRRLSLPPPQKGGHPAYGPYDNHHPEKIFRTRPVSRQ; from the coding sequence GTGCGACCGGACTGGATTCATCACGATCTGCCGTTTTATCACACGGTACTGTTGGATGCGGTGCTGCGCAGTCGCCTTTATGATCAATTGCGGCGAGGGTGTACCGTCGGTCAGTTGGTTCGCCGGGGATATTCCCGGACTTATCTGAGACCGGTGTTAGAGGCGTTACAAGACGGGGGCTATGTCCGCTACGACCGACCCTATTGGCATTGGGTGGGGCAACAGCCGACCTCGGGCTGCCTCGAAGGCGTAGCCCAAGCCGCCCGTTGGCTTCACTTGTCCCGGACGTTGATGCCGTCCAACGAGGATCCCGGTAGCTGGGAAGCACGGGGAGAACAGGCCCGTCTTCTGGAAACCGGCCAGTATCTTACCCGTTGGCTGTTAAAAACCCTGCCGGTCAAGGCCGATGACGTATGGCTGGATGTGGGGGCGGGGCCTGGCCAATGGGCTCGTGAAATTGCCCCCCGCGTACACCGGGTGGTGGCCGTCGACCGCGCCCAGGCGTTTCAGGATTGGCCCGCCGGAACCGGTGTGATTCTTTGGCGGGGCGATGTGTTGGATACGTTGCCCCCGGGGCCCTTTACCAAAATTAGCTTGATTCGATTCGTCGAGGTACTGCCAAGGGCGCAATTGGTCGGCTTGTTGCGGCGGTTGGGGTCACGACTGGCCGATTCGGGAGAACTTTACATTGTGGGATATTTTAAAGGAAGCGCCCCCCTCACCGGCCTTTTTCAATTGGAGTTGGCTCTAAAAAACGAAGGCCACGTGTATTCGGTTCCGACGTTGAAACGGTTGGCACGTCTGGCTGGGTGGGTGCCTAGCCGCTTTGACCACGATGCCGAAAGCGGGTACGGGGTATTAGGGTTCCGGCGCTTGAGCCTGCCGCCACCACAAAAGGGCGGCCATCCAGCCTACGGCCCATACGATAATCATCACCCGGAGAAAATATTCCGGACGCGTCCGGTGAGTCGCCAATAA
- a CDS encoding UPF0271 protein ybgL (PFAM: LamB/YcsF family~COGs: COG1540 conserved hypothetical protein~HAMAP: UPF0271 protein ybgL~InterPro IPR005501~KEGG: tga:TGAM_1185 LamB/YcsF family protein~PFAM: LamB/YcsF~SPTR: Lactam utilization related protein (LamB)) → MAARIDLNSDMGESFGAWTMGHDESVLPYITSANVACGFHAGDPRVMARTVRLAKSHGVSVGAHPAFPDLVGFGRRNLAVTPEEAHTDVLYQIGALHAFCRAENIPLAHVKPHGQLNNLAVTDASLADAILDAIELYDRQLILIAYGGELLARGRARGLTVAQEVYVDRAYLPDGRLAPRSLPGAVIQDPSVAARRAVEMVLQHRVPTLDGQWLTVTPDTICIHGDNPGAVELARAVRRALDAAGVEVLPLGHWLRTHT, encoded by the coding sequence ATGGCGGCACGGATTGATCTGAACAGTGACATGGGGGAAAGCTTTGGGGCTTGGACTATGGGACATGACGAATCGGTCTTGCCCTATATTACGTCGGCGAATGTGGCCTGTGGATTTCATGCCGGCGATCCGCGCGTGATGGCACGAACCGTTCGTTTGGCGAAATCTCACGGCGTCTCGGTGGGGGCCCATCCGGCGTTTCCCGATTTAGTGGGCTTTGGACGCCGGAATTTGGCGGTAACTCCCGAGGAAGCGCATACCGACGTGCTGTATCAGATTGGCGCACTGCACGCTTTTTGCCGGGCGGAAAATATCCCTCTCGCGCATGTGAAACCCCACGGCCAGTTGAATAATCTGGCCGTGACGGATGCCTCTTTAGCGGATGCCATTCTGGATGCGATCGAGTTATATGATCGGCAGTTGATTCTCATCGCCTATGGTGGGGAGCTGTTGGCGCGAGGACGCGCCCGCGGGTTAACCGTGGCGCAGGAAGTCTATGTCGATCGCGCATATCTCCCCGATGGCCGATTAGCGCCCCGGTCTTTGCCGGGAGCCGTGATTCAGGATCCGTCGGTGGCGGCCCGGCGTGCAGTCGAAATGGTTCTTCAGCATCGCGTGCCCACCCTCGACGGACAGTGGTTGACGGTAACGCCTGACACAATTTGCATTCACGGAGATAACCCGGGCGCGGTCGAATTGGCTCGCGCCGTTCGTCGGGCACTGGATGCGGCCGGGGTCGAGGTGTTGCCGTTGGGCCATTGGCTTCGAACTCACACATAG